The Maylandia zebra isolate NMK-2024a linkage group LG7, Mzebra_GT3a, whole genome shotgun sequence genome contains a region encoding:
- the ca12 gene encoding carbonic anhydrase 12: MHFLTRAVIVSLQLTLFSAVHGAKWTYDGPQGQDHWSQHYPYCGGALQSPIDLKSDLLRFDPTLRPIEVQNYNLSPNEQLTLGNNGHSVQLSLSPTMSISSLRNRYTAAQLHFHWGSPSRPAGSEHTVNSKQYAAELHVVHYNSDKYPNISTAVDKSDGLAVLGVLVEVGMFNPAFEHILKFINRIIYRDQKVKVPAFNIRALLPTRLDEYYRYDGSLTTPPCYPSVLWTVFRNPITVSRQQFLTLAATLYSSNAQDSASMSLSNNYRKTQPVDNRLVLASFKERRRLHGTLTVTSPLTRKQIIQQLLVGDLGDLADEDLYKLLPSGSEKHHAGKKKDLKTQQNERLAKSKQQTLNPSLGKKSQANRHVGKLRLAENTLSYVSLEQRVSHQLKQSHAENQMVQALRDAVFPELNLKSYLECRSDLALPTIRYILQGRPTDEATELNHSLTKAMMNQRKTSTALEKDVPMTQYNGHSTATVSRKPQSQGYPHPWLLPMEWED; this comes from the exons ATGCACTTTCTGACTCGCGCTGTCATCGTTTCCCTTCAGCTGACTTTATTCAGCGCAGTGCATG GTGCCAAATGGACATATGATG GACCCCAAGGACAGGACCACTGGTCCCAGCATTATCCGTATTGTGGTGGAGCGCTACAGTCACCAATAGACTTGAAGTCAGATCTGCTAAGGTTCGATCCCACTTTACGTCCAATTGAGGTTCAGAACTACAACCTGTCTCCAAATGAGCAGCTCACTCTTGGAAACAATGGACACTCTG TGCAGCTTTCATTGTCCCCCACGATGTCCATCTCCAGCCTACGTAACCGATACACTGCGGCTCAACTCCATTTCCACTGGGGCTCCCCCAGTCGGCCTGCAGGTTCTGAGCATACGGTGAACAGTAAGCAGTATGCTGCAGAG TTGCATGTAGTGCATTACAATTCAGATAAGTATCCCAATATTTCCACCGCCGTGGACAAATCTGATGGCCTGGCTGTGCTGGGTGTGCTGGTTGAG GTTGGGATGTTCAATCCAGCTTTTGAGCACATTCTGAAGTTCATAAATCGTATTATATACAGAG ATCAGAAAGTGAAGGTGCCTGCTTTCAACATCAGAGCTTTGCTGCCTACGCGTTTGGATGAGTATTATCGCTACGACGGCTCACTGACGACTCCTCCGTGCTATCCGAGTGTCCTGTGGACGGTGTTCAGGAATCCTATAACAGTTTCTCGCCAACAG TTTCTGACCCTAGCAGCAACGCTCTACTCCTCGAATGCCCAGGACTCAGCCTCTATGTCGCTGAGTAACAACTACAGGAAAACGCAACCTGTTGACAATCGGCTCGTCTTGGCATCTTTCAAAGAAC GCAGAAGACTGCATGGTACTCTTACAGTTACATCTCCGTTAACAAGAAAGCAAATCATACAGCAGCTACTGGTTGGCGACTTAGGAGACCTGGCTGATGAAGACCTGTACAAGCTCCTACCAAGTGGCTCAGAGAAACACCATGCTGGCAAGAAGAAAGACCTCAAAACCCAGCAGAATGAGAGACTGGCCAAATCCAAACAACAAACGCTGAATCCATCCCTTGGGAAGAAAAGCCAGGCCAACCGCCATGTGGGAAAACTCAGGCTAGCAGAAAACACACTGAGCTACGTCTCACTGGAGCAGAGAGTTTCCCACCAGCTCAAACAGTCCCATGCTGAGAATCAGATGGTTCAGGCTCTTAGAGATGCAGTTTTCCCTGAGCTTAACCTAAAAAGCTACCTAGAGTGCAGATCAGACTTAGCTCTCCCTACCATCAGGTATATTCTCCAGGGACGGCCAACAGACGAGGCTACTGAGTTAAATCATTCCCTGACTAAAGCCATGATGAATCAAAGAAAGACTTCCACAGCATTGGAGAAAGACGTGCCAATGACACAATATAATGGTCATTCCACTGCTACAGTTTCCAGGAAACCACAAAGCCAGGGTTATCCACATCCTTGGCTTTTGCCTATGGAGTGGGAAGACTAG